The following proteins are encoded in a genomic region of Polynucleobacter paludilacus:
- a CDS encoding YqjK-like family protein, whose amino-acid sequence MSRSLETLLARQHVLQAQAAKERQQISSHFTVLKKPFSLADKGLEAVQFIKSSPILWTSAFAVLAHFKPKLASKVLALGWGAMKLFKTAKTLF is encoded by the coding sequence ATGAGTCGATCACTTGAAACTCTTTTAGCTCGTCAGCACGTCCTTCAAGCTCAGGCTGCTAAAGAGCGTCAGCAAATCAGCTCGCATTTCACAGTCCTCAAGAAACCGTTTTCTTTGGCTGATAAAGGCCTTGAGGCTGTGCAGTTTATCAAGAGCAGTCCCATTTTGTGGACTAGCGCGTTTGCCGTTTTGGCTCACTTTAAGCCTAAATTGGCTAGTAAAGTTTTGGCTCTTGGCTGGGGCGCAATGAAATTATTCAAAACGGCCAAGACGCTTTTCTAG
- a CDS encoding phage holin family protein encodes MATEHLLSSLKSLLSTATSIAQTRLELLSSDVSVARAQFIKLLVLILFCLFCLFFGLVMLALWIVVYSSETNRMAALAILTGGFLLAGLVFGLMIMRAIKTMPGLFAASITELEKDRSALNHH; translated from the coding sequence ATGGCAACAGAGCATCTATTAAGCTCTCTGAAGAGCTTGCTATCTACCGCAACTTCGATTGCCCAAACTCGTCTTGAATTACTTTCCAGTGATGTGTCTGTTGCTCGGGCTCAGTTCATTAAGCTGCTCGTATTAATTCTGTTTTGCTTATTTTGCTTGTTCTTTGGCCTGGTCATGCTGGCACTCTGGATTGTGGTTTATAGCTCCGAGACCAACCGAATGGCTGCCTTAGCCATCTTAACCGGTGGATTTTTGCTGGCTGGTCTAGTGTTCGGATTGATGATTATGCGCGCCATCAAAACGATGCCGGGATTATTTGCTGCGTCGATCACTGAGCTAGAAAAAGATCGCTCAGCTCTCAATCATCATTAA
- a CDS encoding DUF883 family protein gives MTSHKSSISTEHASHKLVDDFKALISDAEALIKASAEHGGEAMHSVRAKAEHTLSAAKESLSEAQGVITEKAKEAAQEADVFVHEKPWQAVGIAAGAGLLIGLLISRR, from the coding sequence ATGACAAGCCACAAATCCTCGATATCTACTGAGCATGCCTCCCACAAGTTAGTAGATGATTTCAAGGCCTTAATTTCTGACGCTGAGGCTTTAATTAAGGCAAGTGCAGAGCACGGCGGTGAAGCAATGCACTCTGTCCGAGCCAAGGCTGAACACACTCTGAGCGCGGCTAAAGAAAGCTTATCTGAGGCTCAGGGCGTCATTACTGAAAAAGCAAAAGAAGCTGCTCAGGAAGCTGATGTATTCGTCCATGAGAAACCTTGGCAAGCCGTTGGTATCGCGGCGGGTGCAGGTTTATTGATTGGCCTCTTAATCAGTCGCCGTTAA
- a CDS encoding efflux RND transporter permease subunit, translating into MKWTDLFINKPVLSLVVSALVLVFGFKAIGSLPVSQYPKTENAVVTITTNYYGADAQTMAGFITQPLEQAIAQVQGIDYLSSTSVSGLSTITANLKLNYDSNAALTQIQTQISSVRNQLPPQALQPVLTVQMSQTTDAMYMGFSSVDIPSNSVTDYLLREVKPKFDAVDGVQNAELIGGRKFALRAWLNREKMAGLGVAADDVYNALSANNYLSAVGTTKGDMVSVDLMANTDLHTVEEFRRLVIKSDGVNLVHLGEVATVTLGSEDYNTNVAFSGKQSVFIGIQVAPQANILNVVDRVRKLLPGIQKQLPVGMTGQVVYDSTEFITSSISEVVKTLFEALIIVTVVIYLFLGSYRAVAIPVIAMPLSLIGTFFLMQVLGYSINLLTLLALVLAIGLVVDDAIIVVENVDRHMKEGKSPFDAAIIAARELGSPILAMTVVLIAVYIPIGFQGGLTGALFTEFAFTLASAVAVSGLIALTLSPMMCSRIFKADQETTEFALKIDRVFEKVHHTYETALRSLLRTWQVVIVMGVILLGGVAYLYSTSKAELAPTEDQGIVLMNLTGPPNSTVAQMQLYADQVFDMAKTEPEFAASFQITSPGTGFGGINLKDYSQRSRSAMTLQQVLQNKWNSIAGVRIAAFQFPALPGSQGLPVQFVIKTTEPYQALNEVSQAVLDKARRSGNFFFVDTDLKIDKPQDMLVIDKDKVSSLGMTQQQVGGALTAALGGGYVNYFSIAGRSYRVIPQVEQVNRLNPDQILDYYIRTPKGDLIQVRTFATIQKQVVPESINHFQQLNSATISGVSTPFISEGEVLKFLADTVKEVAPNGYSVDYAGPSRQFANESGGFLGTMFFAILIVFLVLAAQFESFRDPIVILVSVPLALFGALIFINLGFTTLNIYTQVGLVTLMGLISKHGILIVEFANELQIAGRTKLEAIIEAATVRLRPILMTTFAMVLGVFPLVIASGAGAAGRKSMGLVIFTGLSIGTLFTLFVVPSMYLFLGADHHDQKHPEPEISP; encoded by the coding sequence ATGAAATGGACTGATCTCTTTATCAATAAGCCAGTTTTATCGCTGGTAGTGAGTGCATTGGTCTTGGTTTTTGGTTTTAAGGCAATTGGCTCTTTGCCAGTGAGTCAATATCCAAAAACTGAAAATGCGGTTGTCACCATTACCACGAATTACTACGGTGCTGATGCGCAAACCATGGCGGGGTTTATTACTCAGCCTTTGGAGCAAGCGATTGCACAGGTACAGGGTATTGATTACCTCTCATCCACTAGCGTTAGCGGTCTTTCTACTATCACTGCAAATCTAAAGCTGAATTACGACTCGAATGCAGCTTTAACGCAGATACAGACACAAATTAGTTCAGTTAGAAATCAGCTTCCTCCCCAAGCATTGCAGCCTGTGCTCACAGTCCAAATGAGTCAAACCACTGATGCGATGTATATGGGCTTTTCAAGTGTGGACATACCGAGCAATAGCGTCACCGACTATTTGCTACGGGAGGTCAAGCCGAAGTTTGATGCTGTGGATGGGGTTCAGAACGCAGAGTTAATCGGTGGCAGAAAGTTTGCCTTACGAGCTTGGCTGAATCGGGAAAAAATGGCGGGTCTTGGAGTCGCTGCTGACGATGTCTATAACGCCTTATCTGCAAACAACTATCTCTCGGCAGTGGGTACTACTAAGGGTGATATGGTGTCGGTCGATTTAATGGCCAATACCGATTTGCATACCGTTGAAGAATTTCGAAGGTTGGTCATTAAAAGCGATGGCGTTAACTTGGTCCATCTCGGTGAAGTTGCCACTGTGACTTTGGGTTCTGAGGATTACAACACTAACGTTGCTTTTAGCGGCAAACAATCCGTTTTTATTGGTATTCAAGTAGCGCCTCAAGCAAACATATTGAACGTAGTTGACCGAGTGCGCAAACTCTTGCCCGGCATTCAAAAGCAATTACCAGTTGGTATGACTGGTCAGGTTGTTTATGACTCCACGGAATTTATTACGAGCTCGATTAGTGAGGTTGTCAAAACGCTGTTTGAGGCACTGATCATTGTGACAGTGGTGATTTATTTATTCTTGGGAAGCTATCGAGCTGTTGCGATTCCGGTGATTGCGATGCCCTTGTCGCTAATTGGTACCTTCTTCCTCATGCAGGTGCTGGGTTACTCGATTAATTTGCTGACTTTATTAGCGCTGGTGCTTGCCATTGGTCTGGTGGTTGATGACGCCATCATCGTGGTGGAAAACGTTGACCGTCATATGAAAGAAGGTAAATCGCCTTTTGATGCTGCGATTATTGCCGCACGAGAACTTGGTAGCCCAATTCTAGCGATGACCGTGGTCTTGATCGCGGTTTATATCCCAATTGGCTTTCAGGGTGGCTTGACCGGCGCATTGTTTACTGAGTTTGCATTTACGTTGGCGAGTGCCGTAGCCGTCTCGGGACTCATTGCGTTGACCTTATCGCCCATGATGTGTTCACGCATCTTTAAAGCGGATCAAGAGACGACAGAATTTGCTTTAAAGATTGATCGTGTGTTTGAGAAGGTTCATCACACCTATGAAACAGCCTTACGGAGTCTGTTGAGAACCTGGCAGGTTGTGATCGTAATGGGTGTCATCCTGCTTGGTGGCGTAGCTTACTTATACTCGACCTCCAAAGCCGAATTGGCTCCCACAGAGGATCAAGGGATTGTCTTGATGAATTTGACCGGTCCGCCCAACAGCACCGTAGCGCAGATGCAGCTCTATGCAGACCAAGTTTTTGATATGGCTAAAACAGAGCCTGAGTTTGCCGCATCGTTTCAAATTACGAGTCCAGGTACTGGCTTTGGCGGTATCAATCTAAAAGACTATTCACAGCGTAGCCGCAGTGCAATGACTCTGCAGCAGGTTCTCCAAAACAAGTGGAACTCGATCGCAGGTGTCCGGATTGCAGCCTTCCAGTTTCCGGCTTTGCCTGGTTCGCAAGGCTTGCCTGTTCAGTTCGTTATTAAAACAACTGAACCCTACCAAGCTTTAAATGAAGTCTCACAAGCTGTGCTTGATAAAGCCAGAAGAAGTGGCAATTTTTTCTTTGTGGATACAGACTTAAAGATTGATAAACCTCAGGATATGCTGGTGATCGACAAGGATAAGGTGTCTTCTCTCGGCATGACCCAACAGCAGGTAGGGGGCGCTTTAACAGCGGCCTTGGGTGGTGGTTACGTAAATTACTTCTCGATCGCAGGACGTTCGTATCGCGTCATTCCGCAAGTGGAGCAGGTCAATCGCCTGAATCCAGACCAAATCTTGGATTACTACATCAGAACTCCGAAGGGGGATTTGATACAGGTCAGAACTTTTGCAACTATCCAAAAGCAGGTGGTGCCTGAGTCCATTAATCATTTTCAGCAACTGAATTCAGCAACAATTTCTGGGGTGAGTACTCCGTTTATTTCTGAAGGGGAGGTCTTGAAGTTTTTGGCTGATACGGTAAAAGAAGTCGCCCCCAATGGTTACTCAGTTGACTATGCAGGACCATCCCGTCAGTTTGCTAATGAATCTGGTGGTTTCCTGGGCACAATGTTCTTTGCGATCCTGATCGTTTTCTTGGTCTTAGCAGCTCAGTTTGAGAGCTTTAGGGATCCGATTGTGATTTTGGTCTCGGTACCGCTGGCTTTATTTGGCGCCTTAATCTTTATCAATCTTGGCTTTACTACGCTCAATATCTATACCCAGGTTGGCTTAGTAACTCTGATGGGTTTGATTAGTAAGCACGGTATTTTGATTGTCGAATTTGCAAACGAGTTACAAATTGCTGGTAGAACGAAGTTGGAGGCAATTATTGAGGCTGCCACAGTTCGACTTAGGCCGATTTTGATGACTACCTTTGCGATGGTATTAGGAGTTTTTCCACTGGTAATTGCTTCGGGAGCAGGAGCTGCAGGGCGCAAGTCGATGGGTCTAGTGATCTTCACTGGCCTATCAATTGGAACGCTCTTTACACTTTTTGTGGTTCCTTCCATGTACCTCTTCCTTGGCGCTGATCACCATGATCAAAAACATCCCGAGCCCGAAATTTCTCCTTAA
- a CDS encoding efflux RND transporter periplasmic adaptor subunit: MERRMVIMLIGVFLLLGLIFAFNQLKTFMIKQYVAGMGMPPQSVSTMVAKADIWQPKLTSVGSVRAYRGVDLSAEIGGLVVNVPVQSGADVKEGDLLVKLNDASDVAQLNSLKALAELAKVINERDRQQLAIQAISKNTYDTSKADAKSKQAQVEAQIALVAKKNIRAPFSGRVGIVTINPGQYINPGDKLMTLQTLDPIFIDFNLPQSDAANIQVGQSINVTTDAFKNATFVGKITAVSPKVDTNTRNLQIEAQIDNPDKKILPGMFANVNIEVGSQLSLITVPQTAVTYNPYGATVFISKDSGKKDKEGKTIYEAQQVFVTTGQTRGDQVAILKGIDEGMTVVTSGQLKLKNGSPLNINNTVQPTNLPDPKPQEQ, translated from the coding sequence ATGGAAAGACGGATGGTCATCATGTTGATCGGGGTGTTCCTACTGCTCGGACTGATTTTTGCTTTCAATCAGTTGAAGACGTTTATGATTAAGCAGTATGTCGCGGGTATGGGTATGCCACCTCAGTCTGTTTCCACCATGGTCGCCAAGGCGGATATTTGGCAACCTAAACTCACCAGCGTGGGCAGTGTTCGTGCTTATCGGGGCGTTGATTTGAGTGCAGAAATCGGGGGCTTGGTAGTCAATGTCCCCGTTCAATCTGGAGCAGATGTAAAAGAGGGCGATTTACTGGTGAAGTTGAATGATGCTTCGGATGTCGCCCAATTAAACTCCCTCAAAGCTCTGGCTGAATTGGCTAAAGTGATTAATGAGCGGGATCGCCAACAGTTGGCGATTCAGGCTATCAGCAAAAATACTTACGATACCTCTAAGGCTGATGCAAAGTCTAAGCAAGCGCAAGTAGAAGCGCAAATTGCCTTAGTCGCAAAGAAAAATATCAGAGCGCCGTTTAGCGGCCGAGTTGGTATCGTCACGATTAACCCAGGTCAATATATCAATCCTGGCGATAAGCTGATGACCTTGCAGACTCTAGATCCCATCTTTATTGATTTCAACTTACCTCAGAGTGATGCAGCCAATATTCAGGTAGGGCAGTCGATTAATGTGACGACGGATGCATTTAAGAATGCGACCTTTGTGGGCAAGATCACGGCTGTGAGCCCTAAGGTGGATACCAATACCCGCAATCTTCAAATCGAAGCGCAGATTGATAATCCGGATAAGAAAATTCTCCCAGGGATGTTTGCCAATGTGAATATTGAAGTGGGCAGCCAGCTTAGCCTCATTACTGTTCCACAAACTGCGGTGACCTATAACCCCTATGGAGCAACTGTATTTATCAGCAAAGATTCTGGCAAGAAGGATAAAGAGGGCAAAACGATTTATGAAGCCCAGCAGGTCTTTGTCACTACTGGACAGACTCGCGGCGATCAAGTGGCTATCTTGAAAGGCATTGATGAGGGCATGACCGTTGTCACCAGCGGACAGCTTAAGTTGAAAAATGGTAGCCCTCTGAATATCAACAATACGGTTCAACCTACCAACCTGCCTGATCCTAAGCCACAAGAGCAGTAA
- a CDS encoding efflux transporter outer membrane subunit yields MSSMSVSFSFFRLLSLSALVLAGLYGCATGPDFKEPPAPKVTRYTEKPIPTSLATAPDVPGGTEQVLEENADIPAQWWALYKSPELEALIQKALQQNPTLGAADAALRSAQENLFAQIGGQYFPAFSLNGSGSRQQVPPAAYGQSGPTSIYNLYNANVGVTYKLDVFGGARRTVESARAQAEYQQYQLEGAYLSLTSNIVTSAVKEAALEAQLQATQDILDAQKKQAAITEKQLIIGTASKIDVSSQETLVSTSEVDLINYEKNLSIIRNQLAVYVGEQPSNANIAAFNLSTLNLPEKIPLSLPSSLVRQRPDVKAAEANIKSTNALVGVATANLLPQFNITGAMGTEALTTGALFGPGAALWSVGGAVFQPLFQGGQLIAQRRGAVANYEQAVYQYQATVLSAFQQVADALKALETGARALRSASNAERYAYETLKLSEIQYKLGTTSYFQVLYYQTQYQQAKIKSIQAQANRFADTAALLAALGGGWWNRAEPAFQPKATLNENQNDTP; encoded by the coding sequence ATGAGCTCCATGTCTGTTTCTTTCTCATTTTTTCGCCTTTTAAGTCTTTCGGCACTTGTCCTTGCAGGTCTTTACGGGTGTGCAACTGGCCCTGATTTTAAGGAGCCTCCAGCGCCAAAAGTGACTCGTTATACCGAAAAGCCTATTCCAACTTCATTGGCTACTGCACCAGATGTTCCTGGCGGTACAGAACAAGTGCTCGAAGAGAATGCTGATATTCCTGCGCAATGGTGGGCTTTATACAAGTCACCCGAGTTAGAGGCTCTGATTCAAAAAGCCTTGCAACAAAACCCCACGCTTGGCGCAGCAGATGCTGCCTTACGATCTGCTCAAGAAAATCTCTTTGCGCAGATTGGCGGACAGTACTTTCCTGCATTTAGTCTAAATGGTTCAGGCTCAAGACAACAAGTCCCCCCGGCTGCCTATGGGCAGAGCGGTCCAACGAGTATTTATAATTTGTACAACGCCAACGTAGGCGTGACCTATAAATTGGATGTCTTTGGTGGGGCGCGCCGGACTGTCGAAAGCGCAAGAGCACAAGCAGAGTATCAACAATATCAACTGGAGGGTGCATACCTTTCGCTCACTTCGAACATTGTGACCTCTGCTGTTAAAGAGGCGGCCCTAGAGGCCCAGCTTCAAGCGACTCAAGATATTTTGGATGCGCAAAAGAAGCAGGCCGCGATTACTGAAAAACAATTGATTATTGGTACGGCATCAAAAATTGATGTCTCATCACAAGAAACCTTGGTATCTACCTCTGAAGTTGACTTGATTAATTACGAAAAGAATTTATCCATCATTCGTAATCAGTTGGCGGTGTACGTTGGAGAGCAGCCTAGCAATGCCAATATCGCTGCATTTAACTTAAGTACTCTGAATCTGCCTGAGAAGATTCCCCTATCTCTGCCCTCGAGTCTGGTGCGTCAACGCCCCGATGTGAAGGCGGCTGAAGCGAATATCAAGTCCACCAATGCCTTAGTTGGTGTAGCCACAGCCAACTTATTGCCGCAGTTCAATATCACCGGTGCAATGGGCACTGAGGCTTTGACTACTGGCGCATTGTTTGGACCTGGCGCTGCCCTATGGTCTGTAGGTGGGGCCGTCTTTCAGCCATTATTCCAGGGCGGTCAGTTAATAGCGCAACGCAGAGGAGCTGTGGCGAACTATGAACAAGCCGTCTATCAATACCAAGCAACAGTGCTCAGTGCCTTCCAACAGGTGGCAGACGCTTTAAAGGCCTTGGAAACTGGAGCTAGAGCCTTGCGCTCAGCATCTAACGCTGAACGCTATGCTTACGAAACTCTCAAGCTGTCCGAGATTCAGTACAAGCTGGGTACTACCAGTTATTTCCAGGTACTTTATTATCAGACCCAGTATCAGCAAGCAAAGATCAAGTCGATCCAAGCACAAGCAAACCGCTTTGCAGATACCGCTGCCTTACTCGCCGCTCTTGGCGGTGGTTGGTGGAATCGTGCAGAGCCTGCCTTTCAACCTAAAGCAACCCTAAACGAAAATCAAAATGACACGCCTTGA